The proteins below come from a single Halostagnicola larsenii XH-48 genomic window:
- a CDS encoding DHH family phosphoesterase — protein MSYQGVRLLANALGGESALAVDDAVNFATSTDPLVLSLVVLGAVGVVFGGWGFVRWFRRPPGTRLKRVLTSHDDVAVLMHPNPDPDAMACAMGVAEIADEVDTDATLQYSGEIRHQENRAFRTVLDLDLETVESSSDLASDTVVLVDHNTPRGFTGAQTVEPVVVVDHHPGNGAGTSFTDVRTDYGAASTIIVEYLEDMDATMADDDDESEGGFEVSPELATGLLYGIQSDTNNLTKGCSKAEFDACAFLFSGIDEDDLDRIANPQVSDDVLQIKAKAITEKRVEGSFATCDVGTIENVDAIPQAADELMHLEGVTAVVVYGENDGTLHLSGRSRDDRVHMGETLRHVVSDIPMANAGGHARMGGGQLSVEHMRGIGPSDGISRVELEDRLFAAMSGDRS, from the coding sequence ATGAGCTATCAAGGAGTCCGTTTGCTGGCAAACGCGCTCGGTGGTGAGAGCGCGTTAGCGGTCGACGACGCTGTGAATTTCGCTACATCGACGGACCCGCTCGTCCTTTCGCTCGTGGTTCTCGGCGCTGTTGGCGTTGTATTCGGTGGGTGGGGGTTCGTTCGTTGGTTTCGACGGCCGCCGGGGACCCGTCTCAAACGTGTGCTGACCTCCCACGACGACGTAGCGGTGTTGATGCATCCGAACCCCGACCCCGACGCCATGGCGTGTGCGATGGGTGTCGCCGAAATCGCAGACGAAGTCGACACCGACGCCACCCTCCAGTACTCCGGCGAAATACGACACCAGGAAAACCGCGCGTTCAGGACCGTCTTGGACCTCGACCTCGAGACGGTCGAATCGAGTTCCGATCTCGCCTCCGACACCGTGGTGCTTGTCGATCACAACACCCCACGCGGATTTACGGGGGCACAGACGGTCGAACCGGTCGTCGTCGTCGATCACCATCCCGGAAACGGCGCTGGAACGTCGTTTACTGACGTTCGTACCGACTACGGCGCAGCGTCGACGATCATCGTCGAGTATCTCGAGGACATGGACGCAACGATGGCCGACGACGATGACGAATCGGAGGGCGGCTTCGAGGTATCGCCCGAACTCGCGACCGGGCTGCTCTACGGCATCCAGTCCGATACGAACAATCTGACCAAAGGGTGTTCGAAAGCAGAGTTCGACGCGTGTGCGTTTCTCTTTTCGGGAATCGACGAAGACGATCTCGACCGGATCGCCAACCCGCAGGTCAGCGACGACGTGTTACAGATCAAGGCCAAAGCGATCACCGAAAAGCGCGTCGAGGGCTCGTTTGCCACCTGCGACGTCGGAACGATCGAGAACGTCGACGCGATTCCGCAGGCGGCGGACGAACTCATGCACCTCGAGGGAGTCACGGCCGTCGTCGTTTACGGGGAAAACGACGGCACGTTGCACCTCTCGGGGCGGTCGCGCGACGACCGCGTTCACATGGGCGAAACCCTACGTCACGTCGTCAGTGACATTCCGATGGCCAACGCCGGCGGTCACGCGCGGATGGGTGGCGGCCAGCTGTCGGTCGAGCACATGCGCGGCATCGGCCCATCGGATGGGATCAGCCGCGTCGAACTCGAGGACCGGCTGTTTGCCGCGATGTCTGGCGATCGATCCTAA
- a CDS encoding HVO_0758 family zinc finger protein — protein sequence MQSIRKALRKGDLDKDTYERVVCADCEKPLKTENDPDSIETIRICPDCDTRWKEIR from the coding sequence ATGCAATCAATCCGGAAGGCACTTCGAAAGGGAGACCTCGACAAGGATACCTACGAACGAGTGGTCTGTGCTGACTGCGAGAAGCCCCTCAAGACGGAGAACGATCCGGACTCGATCGAGACGATTCGTATTTGTCCGGACTGCGATACGAGATGGAAAGAGATCCGGTAA
- a CDS encoding MFS transporter, translated as MNEPVTQRGRGRTAVFGSLCGLVFLVNLGRMIYAPLLEPFQTEFAVSTGAVGLLATLAWVGSAAPRLPTGYLLTKVPRRWVVLGTGLVLAGGSVFASTANSLGVLYVGALLMGIASGVYYVSAMPLVSELFPDRPGRAIGINGMASQLAAVVAPLLVAGIYAIATLPIDPWRVIFLLLAAGAILSAFAFYLTARRVDLPGTDRTDLNLSEALFAQWRIILTGIAIVGLAGLVWNGVFNMYVSYLVESKEFSQGISQIMLTVVFATGVPAFWLTGVIADRVPFVPLMLAVLAGFVICLIGLILAQSILAVFLVSAVIGYVMHSLFPATDTYILASLPDTHRGSGYAVFSSAMMPLQAVGSVLVGGLVDVGFSFDTVFAGLAAGLVVLIGVLVALWSGGLLPDGASS; from the coding sequence ATGAACGAACCGGTGACCCAGCGCGGTCGCGGTCGGACGGCAGTCTTCGGGTCACTGTGCGGGCTCGTCTTTCTGGTCAATCTCGGGCGGATGATCTACGCACCGCTACTCGAGCCCTTTCAAACCGAATTCGCCGTGAGTACGGGAGCCGTCGGCCTGTTGGCGACGCTCGCCTGGGTGGGCAGCGCAGCCCCCCGACTGCCGACGGGATACCTTCTGACGAAAGTGCCACGGCGGTGGGTGGTGCTCGGGACCGGACTCGTCCTCGCAGGCGGCTCGGTGTTCGCGTCCACCGCGAACTCGTTAGGCGTCCTGTACGTCGGTGCGCTGTTGATGGGGATCGCCAGCGGCGTCTACTACGTTTCCGCGATGCCGCTCGTCAGCGAACTTTTTCCCGACCGCCCGGGCCGGGCGATCGGCATCAACGGCATGGCGAGCCAGCTCGCGGCCGTCGTCGCGCCGCTTCTGGTCGCCGGCATTTACGCGATAGCGACTCTCCCGATCGATCCCTGGCGGGTGATCTTTCTCCTGCTGGCAGCCGGGGCGATACTCTCTGCGTTCGCGTTTTACCTGACCGCCCGCCGGGTCGATCTCCCCGGCACCGACCGGACAGATCTGAACCTCTCCGAAGCGCTGTTCGCACAGTGGCGGATCATCCTCACCGGGATCGCCATCGTCGGTCTCGCTGGCCTCGTCTGGAACGGCGTATTCAACATGTACGTGAGCTATCTCGTCGAGTCGAAGGAATTCTCACAGGGGATATCTCAGATCATGCTCACTGTCGTTTTCGCGACCGGCGTACCCGCGTTCTGGCTCACCGGGGTCATTGCGGACCGGGTCCCGTTCGTCCCGCTCATGCTCGCCGTGTTGGCCGGCTTCGTCATCTGTCTCATCGGATTGATCCTCGCCCAGAGCATCCTCGCCGTCTTCCTCGTGTCGGCGGTGATCGGCTACGTCATGCACAGTCTGTTTCCCGCGACCGACACCTACATTCTGGCGTCACTGCCCGACACCCACCGCGGAAGCGGGTACGCCGTCTTCAGCAGCGCGATGATGCCGCTACAGGCCGTCGGAAGCGTTCTCGTCGGCGGCCTCGTCGACGTTGGATTCAGCTTCGATACGGTCTTCGCCGGACTCGCCGCCGGACTCGTCGTTTTGATCGGCGTACTGGTCGCGCTCTGGTCGGGCGGGTTGCTTCCCGATGGCGCCTCGAGCTGA
- a CDS encoding glycosyl transferase family 2 — protein MEYVQERIATLHEFGSTPRVGDVEAALAETAVVVPMTARELESPAAERVLSELEVVDPAAVFVPVRASADRIGAVRTWLESFDLTLTVLWCSAPAVEELLATVGLDNGFGKGRDVWLALGPAAQACEYVVVHDADARSYNGDHVARLLAPLTDGFEFTKGYYARVEDDTLYGRLFRLFYEPLVRAIARRHDEPIVAYLDSFRYALAGEFAASAALINRLRAPRAWGLEVGTLGDAFEYAGFEGTAQVDLGRHEHDHRSVTGDAGLERMSREVAAELLRVFEERGVDPAYRTLPHRYVESGRRLIAQYEADARFNDLSYDADAERDQLERYAEAIESPGPDRRLPRWVDASIDQSAVLEAAQPWPERRLESGTSD, from the coding sequence ATGGAATACGTTCAGGAGCGGATCGCCACGCTCCACGAGTTCGGCTCGACGCCGCGGGTCGGCGACGTCGAGGCCGCGCTCGCGGAAACGGCCGTCGTCGTCCCGATGACCGCTCGGGAACTCGAGAGTCCCGCGGCCGAGCGCGTCCTCTCGGAACTCGAGGTCGTCGACCCGGCCGCCGTCTTCGTTCCAGTTCGCGCGTCAGCAGACCGGATCGGCGCGGTTCGCACCTGGCTCGAGTCGTTCGATCTCACGCTGACGGTACTCTGGTGTAGCGCCCCTGCCGTCGAGGAGCTACTGGCGACCGTCGGTCTCGATAACGGCTTCGGCAAGGGCCGCGACGTCTGGCTCGCGCTCGGCCCGGCGGCCCAGGCCTGCGAGTACGTCGTCGTCCACGACGCGGACGCGCGGAGCTACAACGGGGATCACGTCGCGCGCCTGCTGGCACCGCTAACCGACGGGTTCGAGTTCACGAAGGGCTACTACGCCCGCGTCGAGGACGACACCCTCTACGGGCGACTGTTCCGGCTGTTTTACGAACCGCTCGTTCGCGCGATAGCGCGCCGCCACGACGAGCCGATCGTCGCATATCTCGACTCGTTCCGATACGCTCTCGCCGGCGAATTCGCCGCGTCCGCAGCGTTGATCAACCGACTCAGAGCGCCTCGAGCGTGGGGACTCGAGGTCGGGACGCTGGGCGATGCGTTCGAGTACGCCGGCTTCGAGGGAACCGCGCAGGTCGACCTCGGCCGCCACGAGCACGACCACCGCTCGGTCACGGGCGACGCCGGACTCGAGCGAATGAGCCGGGAAGTGGCCGCCGAACTGTTGCGCGTGTTCGAAGAACGCGGCGTCGATCCGGCGTATCGAACGCTTCCCCATCGGTACGTCGAAAGCGGCCGCCGGCTGATCGCCCAGTACGAGGCCGACGCGCGGTTCAACGATCTCTCCTACGACGCCGACGCCGAGCGCGACCAACTCGAGCGCTATGCCGAAGCGATCGAGTCGCCGGGCCCGGATCGCCGGCTTCCGCGCTGGGTGGACGCGTCGATCGATCAGTCAGCCGTTCTCGAGGCCGCCCAGCCCTGGCCCGAACGACGACTCGAGTCCGGCACGTCCGACTGA
- a CDS encoding DUF7109 family protein, giving the protein MDATADELAGVVDLFGGLSRDELERALSEAAFRADGSSIDEHALSEAIDDGLESFTLLECPAERVTTDETALDPETTFLVSGPAAFPTVPEYAEDVPHILDIDRRRFDRGVLGRAARERFTDAVEAALDGETDDDRLRDLLEVSYDIETWGPVELSDERAHIEEGLD; this is encoded by the coding sequence ATGGACGCGACGGCTGACGAACTCGCTGGCGTCGTCGACCTCTTCGGTGGCCTCTCCCGGGACGAACTCGAGCGGGCGCTCTCCGAGGCCGCCTTTCGCGCTGACGGGAGTTCGATCGACGAGCACGCGCTCTCTGAGGCGATCGACGACGGCCTCGAGTCGTTCACGCTGCTCGAGTGTCCCGCCGAGCGCGTGACGACGGATGAGACGGCGCTTGACCCCGAGACCACGTTCCTCGTCTCCGGGCCGGCAGCGTTCCCGACGGTACCGGAATACGCGGAGGACGTGCCACACATTCTCGACATCGACCGCCGCCGGTTCGATCGGGGGGTCCTCGGTCGGGCCGCTCGAGAGCGGTTCACCGATGCGGTCGAGGCGGCACTGGACGGGGAGACCGACGACGACCGACTCCGGGACTTGCTCGAGGTGAGCTACGACATCGAGACGTGGGGACCGGTCGAACTCTCGGACGAACGCGCTCACATCGAGGAGGGGCTCGACTGA
- a CDS encoding NUDIX hydrolase, with translation MARLRLEAVADHEPIQIDDQPYDAAVLAPVIDRDGEDHLLFTKRADHLGEHPGQMSFPGGGAEPVDDTILETGLREAAEEIRLEAYETDVVGQLDDIRTITEYAVTPFVVRVPDRAYDPDESEVAEIAILPLSGLLDPDNYECERRSHPAYGEAVVHYFHVDGYTVWGATGNILVQLLELATDFEPGDRMERSTF, from the coding sequence ATGGCGCGACTTCGTCTCGAGGCCGTCGCGGATCACGAGCCGATCCAGATCGACGACCAGCCCTACGACGCCGCCGTCCTCGCGCCGGTTATCGACCGCGACGGGGAGGACCATCTCCTCTTTACGAAACGCGCCGACCACCTCGGCGAGCACCCGGGACAGATGAGCTTCCCCGGCGGCGGGGCGGAACCTGTCGACGACACGATCCTCGAGACCGGTCTCAGGGAGGCCGCAGAGGAGATCCGTCTCGAGGCCTACGAGACAGACGTGGTCGGGCAACTCGACGACATTCGGACGATCACGGAATACGCCGTCACGCCGTTCGTCGTTCGCGTACCCGACCGGGCGTACGACCCCGACGAGAGTGAAGTGGCGGAAATCGCGATCCTCCCGCTGTCGGGACTCCTCGATCCGGACAACTACGAGTGCGAGCGACGGAGCCATCCGGCCTACGGCGAGGCCGTCGTCCACTACTTCCACGTCGACGGCTACACCGTCTGGGGCGCGACGGGGAACATTCTGGTGCAACTGCTCGAGTTAGCGACCGATTTCGAGCCCGGCGACCGGATGGAACGGTCGACGTTCTGA
- a CDS encoding DUF7388 family protein, whose product MTATSPVTRAGLDAIALKPAECDVSNAESLDVETIVIDYEGRSHLPEPAVLESLAETADLFVTTPVRADGFDPLGDETLLETLPDDAGRVLVAGHAAYLTDDERARAVSPRLGAALETDPEAWVGTEGLERIAMATGATQFELFSRSTERELRSLRRAGFDGRISVYAPAVFTDDADEILGAIGPYLARRRPVSSALPEGARTDASAQGRAREILLEAADDYALAGPEADVRERTERLREAGATTIVGYPARGLDTVLE is encoded by the coding sequence TTGACAGCTACGAGCCCAGTAACCCGTGCCGGATTGGATGCGATCGCGCTCAAACCCGCCGAGTGCGACGTCTCGAACGCCGAGTCGCTCGACGTCGAGACGATCGTCATCGACTACGAAGGCCGCTCTCACCTGCCGGAGCCCGCTGTGCTCGAGTCCCTCGCCGAGACAGCGGACCTCTTCGTGACGACGCCGGTTCGCGCCGACGGCTTCGACCCGCTCGGTGACGAGACGCTGCTCGAGACGCTCCCCGACGACGCCGGGCGCGTTCTCGTCGCGGGCCACGCGGCCTACCTCACGGACGACGAACGGGCGCGCGCCGTCTCCCCGCGACTCGGGGCCGCCCTCGAGACGGACCCCGAGGCCTGGGTCGGTACGGAGGGCCTCGAACGGATCGCGATGGCCACCGGGGCGACTCAGTTCGAACTGTTCTCGCGGTCGACCGAACGGGAGCTTCGATCCCTGCGTCGTGCGGGGTTCGACGGTCGGATCTCGGTCTACGCGCCCGCGGTGTTCACCGACGACGCCGACGAAATCCTCGGCGCGATCGGCCCCTACCTCGCTCGCCGCCGTCCGGTCTCGAGTGCCCTCCCGGAGGGTGCGCGAACGGACGCGAGCGCGCAGGGTCGAGCCCGAGAAATCTTGCTCGAGGCCGCCGACGACTACGCGCTCGCCGGCCCGGAAGCCGACGTTCGCGAGCGAACCGAGCGCTTGCGGGAGGCCGGTGCCACGACCATCGTCGGCTACCCCGCACGCGGACTCGACACGGTCCTCGAGTAA
- a CDS encoding NAD(P)/FAD-dependent oxidoreductase gives MSEDDSDAELAVGADAFAGAGAGLEVAVVGAGAVGATTAYDLARRGASVTLYDSGSVASGSSGRAAGLCYDAFASALDAEIASDAIERFRAFSGDDTFPFVECPYVWLAREGDDAREDAIREQVDRMQRNGVVALEMTGVELGERFPALRSDDVAVAAVAGAAGYTDPAQYTACLAAAATGAGATLESNTPVNVSFDPPRIEPVDADGRAVGEREVDVVVVTAGAHTKRLLADAGIPIAMKPYRVQALVADAALEEPMCYDATDGFYVRPHPDGILVGNGTEPVEADPDAYDRSASPAFLEGIPSRVGSRLEGVDLEIDRSWAGLCTATPDRDPLVGELRSGLFVATGFQGQGFMRAPAIGERLAGMVLGDGDGDLERFDPTRFAGDESFEIVEGMGVESEN, from the coding sequence GTGAGCGAGGACGACTCCGATGCGGAACTCGCCGTCGGTGCGGACGCGTTCGCCGGAGCGGGGGCGGGACTCGAGGTCGCGGTCGTCGGTGCCGGCGCGGTCGGCGCGACGACCGCCTACGACCTCGCCCGCCGCGGCGCGTCGGTAACGCTCTACGACAGCGGCTCCGTCGCCAGCGGCTCGAGCGGGCGAGCGGCCGGATTGTGTTACGACGCGTTCGCGTCTGCGCTCGACGCCGAAATCGCGAGCGACGCGATCGAGCGGTTCCGCGCCTTTTCGGGCGACGATACCTTCCCGTTCGTCGAGTGTCCGTACGTCTGGCTCGCGCGGGAGGGCGACGACGCGCGCGAGGACGCCATCCGCGAGCAGGTCGATCGAATGCAACGAAACGGCGTTGTGGCCCTCGAGATGACCGGTGTGGAACTCGGCGAGCGGTTCCCCGCCCTGCGGAGCGACGACGTGGCGGTGGCGGCCGTTGCGGGTGCGGCCGGGTACACCGACCCCGCCCAGTACACGGCCTGTCTCGCGGCCGCTGCGACCGGGGCGGGTGCGACCCTCGAGTCGAATACCCCCGTGAACGTGTCGTTCGACCCGCCGCGAATCGAACCCGTCGACGCTGACGGACGTGCCGTCGGTGAACGCGAGGTCGACGTCGTCGTCGTCACCGCCGGCGCACACACCAAACGACTGCTCGCCGACGCCGGGATTCCGATCGCGATGAAGCCCTATCGCGTCCAGGCGCTGGTCGCCGACGCCGCGCTCGAGGAACCGATGTGTTACGACGCGACCGACGGGTTTTACGTTCGCCCGCATCCGGACGGGATCCTCGTCGGGAACGGAACCGAACCGGTGGAAGCGGATCCGGACGCGTACGACCGGTCGGCCTCGCCCGCGTTCCTCGAGGGTATCCCGAGTCGCGTCGGATCGCGCCTCGAGGGGGTCGACCTCGAGATCGACCGCTCCTGGGCGGGACTCTGCACCGCGACGCCGGATCGCGACCCGCTCGTCGGCGAACTCCGATCCGGGCTGTTCGTCGCGACCGGGTTTCAGGGACAGGGATTCATGCGCGCGCCGGCGATCGGCGAGCGACTCGCCGGGATGGTCCTCGGCGACGGTGACGGCGACCTCGAGCGGTTCGATCCGACCCGCTTCGCGGGAGACGAGTCGTTCGAAATCGTCGAAGGAATGGGTGTCGAGTCGGAGAACTAG
- a CDS encoding Hsp20 family protein, with the protein MTLKDIGGSVGNVLYRQLGRVSSYTQRSRSLSADILENDTSYLVVFDAPGAEAEELQVRYLEGTVGVNINRFRRFHDGFRMRFPGRSMSLEGEAELPEDAIVEPDAGTARLTEVGTLNVEIPKDGTATDVDDHPDGLTVGEADGDAEDLPVDDADGGKSGGPEADEITIDD; encoded by the coding sequence GTGACGCTCAAAGACATCGGCGGTTCGGTCGGAAACGTGCTGTATCGACAGCTCGGGCGCGTCAGTAGTTACACGCAACGCTCTCGATCGCTCTCGGCGGATATCCTCGAGAACGATACGTCGTATCTCGTCGTCTTCGATGCACCCGGTGCCGAAGCCGAAGAGCTACAGGTCCGATACCTCGAGGGGACCGTCGGCGTTAATATCAATCGCTTCCGCCGGTTTCACGACGGGTTCAGAATGCGGTTTCCCGGTCGCTCGATGTCGCTCGAGGGCGAAGCCGAACTTCCCGAGGACGCGATCGTCGAACCCGACGCGGGCACGGCGCGACTGACCGAAGTCGGCACGCTCAACGTCGAAATTCCCAAAGACGGCACCGCTACGGACGTGGACGATCACCCGGACGGCCTCACGGTCGGCGAGGCCGACGGCGACGCAGAAGACCTCCCGGTCGACGACGCCGATGGTGGCAAATCCGGCGGACCCGAAGCCGACGAAATTACGATCGACGACTGA
- a CDS encoding DUF7559 family protein, whose amino-acid sequence MPPTEEITCTDDDCFLDLFENHYTYDVPEDHSVSELSCPVCGGTDCLEVVEL is encoded by the coding sequence ATGCCACCGACCGAAGAGATCACGTGCACCGACGACGACTGTTTCCTCGACCTGTTCGAGAACCACTATACCTACGACGTCCCCGAAGACCACTCCGTCTCGGAGCTGTCGTGTCCGGTCTGTGGCGGCACCGATTGTCTCGAGGTCGTCGAACTATGA
- a CDS encoding radical SAM protein, which produces MTDPETLSVTIVDGYVDEPAHFGVPPYMSTYPRYAAGALVDAGVPRERITYHTIDGLRDEPDRWRDVDEADLLVYLGGMTVPGKYVGGTPAEPDEVRKLAWTASGTTLMGGPVKFGVGEENAGATETERQDLDFDFVAKGDVEAAVYDLVESGLEGFNNRMRDVDEVSHWAQEGAFVVEQHPNHPEHLICELETSRGCAYRCSFCTEPLYGNPTFRPPPTVVGEVDALSNHGVTHFRIGRQADILAYGGDGEAPNPEALRELYGGIREVAPDLETLHLDNMNPITIVNWPEESREGIRIIAEHNTPGDTAAFGLESADPLVQEENNLNVSAEECFEAVKIVNEEAGWRPDGNSKTERPDDRPGKGSAGGNSPTRLPKLLPGINLLHGLKAEREETYERNLEFLRRVYEEGYMLRRINIRQVMSFDGTEMSDTGATIANEHKDLFKRYKKQVREEIDNPMLSRVAPNGTVLPDVHLEYHQDGTTFGRQLGTYPLLVGIPGELELGRTIDVAVVDHGYRSVSGVPYPLDVNSASMAELESIPGIGSSRAGDIVVNRPYESVTEIDSGADADLTRFATVRSLNRAD; this is translated from the coding sequence ATGACAGACCCCGAAACGCTCTCGGTGACGATCGTCGACGGCTACGTCGATGAGCCAGCACACTTCGGGGTACCGCCGTACATGTCGACGTATCCGCGGTACGCGGCCGGCGCGCTCGTCGACGCGGGCGTCCCGCGCGAGCGGATCACGTACCACACGATCGACGGCCTGCGCGACGAACCCGACCGCTGGCGGGACGTCGACGAGGCCGACCTCCTCGTCTACCTCGGCGGGATGACCGTCCCGGGGAAGTACGTCGGCGGAACCCCCGCAGAGCCCGACGAGGTCCGAAAACTCGCCTGGACGGCGAGCGGGACGACCCTGATGGGCGGTCCGGTCAAGTTCGGCGTCGGCGAGGAAAACGCCGGCGCGACCGAGACCGAGCGCCAGGATTTAGACTTCGACTTCGTCGCGAAAGGCGACGTCGAAGCGGCGGTCTACGACCTCGTCGAGAGCGGCCTCGAGGGATTTAACAATCGAATGCGAGACGTCGACGAAGTCTCTCACTGGGCCCAGGAGGGCGCGTTCGTCGTCGAACAGCACCCGAACCACCCCGAGCACCTGATCTGCGAACTCGAGACCTCCCGGGGCTGTGCCTACCGATGTTCGTTCTGTACGGAACCGCTCTACGGAAACCCGACGTTCCGACCGCCGCCGACCGTCGTCGGCGAGGTCGACGCGCTCTCGAACCACGGCGTCACGCACTTTCGAATCGGTCGGCAGGCCGACATCCTCGCCTACGGTGGCGACGGCGAAGCGCCGAATCCCGAGGCGCTGCGCGAACTCTACGGCGGGATCCGCGAGGTCGCACCCGACCTCGAGACGCTGCACCTCGACAACATGAACCCCATCACGATCGTCAACTGGCCCGAGGAAAGTCGGGAGGGGATCCGGATCATCGCCGAGCACAACACGCCGGGCGATACGGCCGCGTTCGGTCTCGAGTCGGCGGATCCCCTCGTTCAGGAGGAAAACAACCTGAACGTCAGCGCCGAGGAGTGTTTCGAGGCGGTAAAAATCGTCAACGAGGAGGCGGGCTGGCGACCCGACGGGAACTCGAAAACGGAGCGACCGGACGACCGCCCGGGGAAGGGGTCAGCAGGCGGCAATTCGCCGACTCGCCTCCCGAAGCTACTGCCCGGAATCAACCTCCTGCACGGACTCAAAGCCGAGCGCGAGGAGACCTACGAGCGAAACCTCGAGTTCCTCAGGCGCGTCTACGAGGAGGGGTACATGCTCCGCCGGATCAACATCCGGCAGGTCATGTCCTTCGACGGGACCGAGATGTCGGATACCGGGGCGACGATCGCCAACGAGCACAAAGACCTGTTCAAACGCTACAAGAAACAGGTCCGCGAGGAAATCGACAACCCGATGCTCTCTCGGGTCGCGCCGAACGGAACCGTCCTGCCGGACGTCCACCTCGAGTACCATCAGGACGGCACGACGTTCGGCCGCCAACTCGGCACCTATCCGCTGCTCGTCGGCATCCCCGGCGAACTCGAGTTGGGGCGGACGATCGACGTGGCGGTGGTCGACCACGGCTACCGGTCGGTTTCCGGCGTCCCGTACCCGCTCGACGTAAACAGCGCGTCGATGGCCGAACTCGAGTCGATCCCCGGCATCGGCTCGAGTCGCGCGGGCGACATCGTCGTCAATCGCCCCTACGAATCCGTCACCGAGATAGATTCCGGGGCAGACGCGGATCTGACCCGGTTTGCGACGGTACGCTCGCTAAACCGCGCGGACTGA
- a CDS encoding TRAM domain-containing protein, whose product MEISEKLLCLFSTDVSKEEDRYVIEVPRQEVETGGVEPGEIYKVALISRDEATEETPVTSERTSPPSEPQPPVDVGETRYVEIEDIGKQGDGIARVERGYVIIVPGADVGERVKIEVSEVKSNFAVGEVIEETF is encoded by the coding sequence GTGGAAATATCTGAAAAACTCCTGTGTCTGTTCAGTACAGATGTTTCGAAAGAGGAGGATCGATACGTCATCGAAGTACCACGACAGGAAGTCGAAACCGGGGGCGTCGAACCGGGGGAAATTTACAAGGTTGCGTTGATCTCACGGGACGAGGCGACCGAGGAGACGCCAGTCACATCCGAGCGAACGAGTCCACCATCCGAACCACAGCCACCGGTGGATGTCGGTGAAACTCGATACGTCGAGATCGAAGACATCGGCAAACAGGGCGACGGCATCGCTCGCGTCGAGCGGGGCTACGTCATCATCGTGCCCGGAGCGGACGTGGGCGAACGGGTCAAAATCGAAGTCAGCGAGGTCAAATCGAACTTCGCGGTCGGCGAAGTGATCGAAGAAACCTTCTAA
- a CDS encoding heptaprenylglyceryl phosphate synthase, with translation MDIDWDECSHITKVDPAKPLPSDLEILRKTDLVMVGGSDGVTEANTLEAIRSITDAAPDIPVFQEPYDASHVSKETIERADYLSVPAVYNGDWDHFVGKHVELFTEIGRKPSETFGSSAPLLGDVIESKGIDAISDLVTKLVGEGYVVQHLDSAAAEVSGVDTVYTPEEVAGAALATEAFYGFPILYVEYSGTYGGPEDVEAAATYLSDTTLLYGGGIDSREKTAEILEAGADAVVVGDCFHEDPDTYLETIPNR, from the coding sequence ATGGATATCGACTGGGACGAGTGCAGCCACATCACGAAGGTCGATCCGGCCAAACCCCTTCCGTCCGACCTCGAGATCCTTCGGAAAACGGACCTCGTGATGGTCGGCGGCTCGGACGGCGTCACCGAAGCCAACACGCTCGAGGCGATTCGGTCGATCACGGACGCCGCGCCCGATATTCCCGTCTTTCAAGAACCCTACGACGCGAGCCACGTCTCGAAGGAGACGATCGAACGAGCCGATTACCTCTCGGTTCCGGCCGTCTACAACGGCGACTGGGACCACTTCGTCGGCAAACACGTCGAGCTCTTTACCGAGATCGGACGGAAACCGAGCGAAACGTTCGGCTCGAGCGCGCCACTGCTCGGAGACGTGATCGAATCGAAGGGGATCGACGCGATTTCCGACCTCGTGACGAAACTCGTCGGCGAAGGGTACGTCGTCCAGCACCTCGATTCGGCGGCGGCCGAAGTCTCCGGCGTCGATACCGTATACACGCCCGAGGAGGTCGCCGGCGCGGCGCTCGCGACCGAGGCGTTCTACGGCTTTCCGATCCTCTACGTCGAGTACTCGGGCACGTACGGCGGCCCGGAAGACGTCGAAGCGGCGGCGACGTACCTCAGCGACACCACGCTGTTGTACGGCGGCGGGATCGACAGCCGCGAGAAAACGGCCGAGATCCTCGAGGCGGGCGCGGACGCCGTCGTCGTCGGCGACTGTTTCCACGAGGACCCCGACACCTACCTCGAGACGATTCCGAACCGGTAG